A genomic stretch from Corynebacterium sp. 21KM1197 includes:
- the tuf gene encoding elongation factor Tu yields the protein MAKAKFERTKPHVNIGTIGHVDHGKTTTTAAITKVLADQYPDENTAFAFDAIDKAPEEKERGITINISHVEYSTPKRHYAHVDAPGHADYIKNMITGAAQMDGAILVVAATDGPMPQTREHVLLARQVGVPYILVALNKCDMVDDEEIIELVEMEIRELLAEQEFDEEAPIVHISALKALEGDEKWTQSIVDLMQACDDSIPDPERETDKPFLMPIEDIFTITGRGTVVTGRVERGKLNLNEDVDIIGIKEKSTHTTVTGIEMFRKMMDYTEAGDNCGLLLRGIKREDVERGQVVIAPGAYTPHTEFEGSVYVLSKDEGGRHTPFFDNYRPQFYFRTTDVTGVVHLPEGTEMVMPGDNVDMRVELIQPVAMDEGLRFAIREGSRTVGAGRVTKVIK from the coding sequence GTGGCAAAGGCGAAGTTCGAGCGTACAAAGCCGCACGTCAACATCGGTACCATCGGTCACGTGGACCACGGTAAGACCACCACCACGGCCGCCATCACCAAGGTGCTGGCTGACCAGTACCCCGATGAGAACACCGCCTTCGCTTTCGACGCCATCGACAAGGCGCCGGAGGAGAAGGAGCGTGGCATTACGATCAACATCTCCCACGTTGAGTACTCCACCCCGAAGCGTCACTACGCTCACGTTGACGCCCCGGGCCACGCTGACTACATCAAGAACATGATTACCGGCGCTGCCCAGATGGACGGCGCCATCCTCGTGGTCGCCGCTACCGACGGCCCCATGCCGCAGACCCGCGAGCACGTGCTGCTCGCCCGTCAGGTGGGCGTGCCCTACATCCTTGTTGCGCTGAACAAGTGCGACATGGTGGATGACGAGGAGATCATCGAGCTCGTGGAGATGGAGATCCGCGAGCTGCTCGCCGAGCAGGAGTTCGACGAGGAGGCCCCGATCGTTCACATCTCCGCCCTGAAGGCTCTTGAGGGTGACGAGAAGTGGACCCAGTCCATCGTGGACCTCATGCAGGCCTGTGATGACTCCATCCCGGATCCGGAGCGCGAGACCGACAAGCCGTTCCTGATGCCGATCGAGGACATCTTCACCATCACCGGCCGCGGCACCGTGGTGACCGGTCGTGTGGAGCGCGGTAAGCTCAACCTGAACGAGGATGTCGATATCATCGGCATCAAGGAGAAGTCCACCCACACCACAGTTACGGGCATCGAGATGTTCCGTAAGATGATGGACTACACCGAGGCTGGCGACAACTGTGGTCTGCTCCTCCGCGGCATCAAGCGCGAGGACGTGGAGCGCGGCCAGGTTGTGATCGCTCCGGGCGCTTACACCCCGCACACCGAGTTCGAGGGCTCCGTGTACGTGCTGTCCAAGGACGAGGGTGGCCGCCACACCCCGTTCTTCGACAACTACCGTCCGCAGTTCTACTTCCGCACCACCGACGTGACCGGCGTGGTTCACCTCCCCGAGGGCACCGAGATGGTTATGCCGGGCGACAACGTTGATATGCGCGTTGAGCTGATCCAGCCCGTCGCCATGGACGAGGGCCTGCGCTTCGCCATCCGCGAGGGCTCCCGCACCGTGGGCGCCGGCCGCGTGACCAAGGTGATCAAGTAA
- a CDS encoding alkaline shock response membrane anchor protein AmaP, with the protein MSRALSAIDRTILILLGLLSLAGGLWGIGSWLEFEPVQRLSARIDASVLADAQDSPWFLAALWGTMILGVILGLWWIAANLRRRGFNRQRSQASSSHGSIDINLVRMASAVGEALEEVAGVTRVRHKVTVDRSRPTIAWTIRGEATTNLVELRSAIEQNEDDLRAALPGIDVDSVYKINLAPVSS; encoded by the coding sequence ATGAGCCGCGCGCTCTCCGCTATTGATAGGACCATCCTGATCCTCCTCGGCCTGCTCAGCCTCGCCGGTGGCCTCTGGGGCATCGGCTCCTGGCTGGAGTTCGAGCCGGTGCAGCGCCTCAGCGCGCGCATCGACGCCTCCGTGCTTGCCGACGCCCAGGATTCCCCCTGGTTCCTGGCGGCCCTCTGGGGCACCATGATCCTCGGCGTGATTCTGGGCCTGTGGTGGATCGCCGCTAACCTGCGCCGCCGCGGCTTCAACCGGCAGCGCTCCCAGGCCTCCAGCTCCCACGGCTCCATCGACATCAACCTGGTGCGCATGGCCTCCGCCGTGGGCGAGGCCTTGGAGGAAGTAGCCGGTGTGACCCGCGTGCGCCACAAGGTCACCGTGGATCGCTCCCGTCCCACCATCGCGTGGACGATTCGGGGCGAGGCCACCACGAACCTCGTGGAACTGCGCTCCGCCATCGAGCAGAATGAGGACGATCTCCGCGCCGCGCTGCCCGGCATTGACGTGGACAGCGTGTACAAGATCAACCTCGCCCCGGTGTCCAGCTAG
- a CDS encoding DUF6286 domain-containing protein yields the protein MSDNQRPGYGQEPKASPAARWVSVILGLGLIALAGVAGRELWAHYAQEEQQSWVLPLLDSLSQGTFQDWMIPASIVAVIVGLFLVLVALKPRRRDYLPLESQVSLWARPVDLARNTTATAKRVPGITAASTQVRRGTVRLHATATTGDSTVEQRVHDDVHRNLDPLVGDSMTVKLSIDDSTGGEQK from the coding sequence GTGTCCGATAATCAACGCCCAGGGTACGGCCAGGAGCCCAAGGCTTCCCCCGCCGCCCGCTGGGTCTCCGTGATCCTCGGCCTGGGCCTCATCGCCCTGGCCGGGGTGGCGGGCCGCGAACTGTGGGCGCATTACGCCCAAGAGGAGCAGCAAAGTTGGGTGCTTCCCCTGCTGGATAGCCTCTCCCAGGGAACCTTCCAGGATTGGATGATCCCGGCCTCCATCGTGGCCGTGATCGTGGGGCTGTTCCTGGTGCTCGTCGCTCTCAAGCCCCGGCGCCGGGATTACCTCCCCTTGGAGTCCCAGGTATCCCTGTGGGCCCGTCCGGTGGACCTGGCCCGCAATACTACGGCCACGGCCAAGCGTGTCCCGGGCATCACGGCCGCCTCCACCCAGGTGCGACGCGGCACCGTGCGCCTGCACGCCACCGCCACCACCGGGGATAGCACGGTGGAGCAGCGCGTTCACGATGACGTCCACCGTAACCTCGATCCCCTGGTGGGTGACTCCATGACCGTAAAGCTCAGCATCGACGATTCCACCGGAGGTGAGCAGAAATGA
- a CDS encoding Asp23/Gls24 family envelope stress response protein, with amino-acid sequence MNDRGRIFITERAVSRIVAAAAQSVPGTTQVGKTLDRIAARSFPRYDVLVDAERGVASIEAFIAVTWPAPVTRVAEEVRATITDWVTGMTGLQVTHCNILVGTVVKGEHRVTAELIDASPDLPALRPVTVREPKVASPQEAPDGPSRMRLHPVTVASEQTPQPEVVTAPEQPLMPITVASEDRELPEVSIALPRPLTPITVTPWHPLSPAQEKGEPRVR; translated from the coding sequence GTGAACGACCGCGGCCGCATTTTTATCACTGAGCGCGCTGTCTCACGCATCGTCGCGGCCGCCGCCCAATCCGTCCCCGGCACCACGCAGGTGGGCAAGACCCTCGACCGGATCGCGGCGCGCAGCTTTCCCCGCTATGACGTCCTCGTCGATGCCGAGCGCGGCGTGGCCTCCATCGAAGCCTTCATCGCGGTGACCTGGCCCGCCCCGGTCACGCGCGTGGCCGAGGAGGTGCGCGCCACCATCACCGATTGGGTGACCGGTATGACCGGGCTCCAGGTGACTCACTGCAACATTCTGGTGGGCACCGTGGTCAAGGGAGAGCACCGCGTCACGGCGGAGCTTATCGACGCCTCCCCGGACCTCCCCGCCCTGCGCCCCGTGACGGTGCGCGAGCCGAAGGTCGCCTCCCCCCAGGAGGCCCCGGACGGTCCGAGCCGCATGAGGCTGCACCCCGTGACGGTGGCTTCCGAGCAGACGCCTCAGCCCGAGGTGGTCACCGCGCCGGAACAGCCGCTCATGCCCATCACCGTGGCCTCGGAGGATCGGGAACTCCCCGAGGTGTCCATCGCGCTACCACGCCCGCTGACCCCCATCACGGTTACCCCGTGGCATCCGCTGAGCCCGGCGCAGGAGAAGGGAGAACCCCGTGTCCGATAA
- a CDS encoding Asp23/Gls24 family envelope stress response protein, translating into MAENNKNANAGAKNNQNTPNKNTSGEVARKDALSTDHGRTVIEDQVVGKIAGLAAREVSGVYALGGGAARMLGSIRESFGASDNVQQGVDVEVGESQAAVDLSIVAEYGVAIHELAEAIRRNIIRAIERMTGLEVTEVNVTVTDVHLDLGDDEETKEQPAEDAPRRVQ; encoded by the coding sequence ATGGCTGAGAACAACAAGAACGCGAACGCGGGCGCCAAGAACAACCAGAACACCCCCAACAAGAACACCTCCGGCGAGGTGGCCCGCAAGGATGCCCTGAGCACCGATCACGGCCGCACCGTCATCGAGGATCAGGTTGTGGGCAAGATCGCGGGTCTGGCCGCCCGCGAGGTTTCCGGCGTGTACGCCCTGGGCGGCGGCGCGGCCCGCATGCTCGGCTCGATCCGCGAGTCCTTCGGCGCCTCCGATAACGTCCAGCAGGGCGTGGACGTGGAGGTAGGCGAGAGCCAGGCCGCCGTGGACCTCTCCATCGTGGCCGAGTACGGCGTGGCCATTCACGAGCTGGCCGAGGCCATTCGCCGCAACATCATCCGCGCCATCGAGCGCATGACCGGCCTTGAGGTGACCGAGGTAAACGTTACGGTCACCGATGTCCACCTGGATCTGGGCGATGATGAGGAGACCAAGGAGCAGCCCGCCGAGGACGCTCCCCGCCGCGTGCAGTAG
- the rpsJ gene encoding 30S ribosomal protein S10 yields the protein MAGQKIRIRLKAYDHEAIDASARKIVETVTRTGARVIGPVPLPTEKNVYAVIRSPHKYKDSREHFEMRTHKRLIDILDPTPKTVDALMRIDLPASVDVNIQ from the coding sequence GTGGCGGGACAAAAGATCCGCATTCGGCTCAAGGCCTATGACCATGAGGCGATCGACGCGTCGGCACGCAAGATTGTCGAGACCGTGACCCGTACCGGGGCGCGCGTTATCGGCCCCGTGCCGCTGCCCACCGAAAAGAACGTGTACGCCGTTATTCGTTCTCCCCACAAGTACAAGGATTCTCGCGAGCACTTCGAGATGCGCACTCACAAGCGCCTGATCGACATTCTCGACCCGACGCCCAAGACGGTGGATGCCCTCATGCGCATCGACCTTCCGGCCAGCGTCGATGTGAACATCCAGTGA
- the rplC gene encoding 50S ribosomal protein L3: protein MSENEIKGILGTKLGMTQVFDDQNRVVPVTVVEAGPCVVTQIRTIETDGYNAIQIAYGEIDPRKVKKPQAGHYKKAGVTPRRHVTEIRMDDVSGYEVGQDVTVEIFNDVEFVDVTGITKGKGFAGGMKRHGFAGQGAAHGNQAAHRRVGGIGGAATPGRVFKGKRMAGRMGSDRVTTQNLKIQKVDADANLLLIKGAIPGNRGGIVTVKTAVKGGAHA, encoded by the coding sequence ATGAGTGAAAACGAGATCAAGGGCATTCTGGGCACCAAGCTCGGCATGACCCAGGTCTTTGACGATCAGAACCGGGTTGTCCCGGTGACGGTCGTGGAGGCCGGGCCGTGCGTGGTCACCCAGATCCGCACCATCGAGACCGATGGCTACAACGCCATCCAGATTGCCTACGGCGAGATTGACCCCCGCAAGGTTAAGAAGCCGCAGGCAGGACACTACAAGAAGGCCGGTGTGACCCCGCGCCGCCACGTGACCGAGATTCGCATGGACGACGTCTCCGGTTACGAGGTGGGCCAGGACGTCACCGTGGAGATCTTCAACGACGTCGAGTTTGTGGACGTCACCGGCATTACCAAGGGCAAGGGCTTTGCCGGCGGCATGAAGCGCCACGGCTTTGCCGGCCAGGGTGCCGCGCACGGTAACCAGGCCGCCCACCGCCGCGTCGGTGGTATCGGCGGTGCCGCTACCCCCGGCCGCGTGTTCAAGGGCAAGCGCATGGCCGGCCGCATGGGTTCTGATCGTGTGACCACCCAGAACCTGAAGATTCAGAAGGTGGACGCCGATGCCAACCTGCTGCTCATCAAGGGCGCAATCCCGGGCAACCGTGGCGGCATCGTCACCGTTAAGACCGCAGTGAAGGGCGGTGCACACGCATGA
- the rplD gene encoding 50S ribosomal protein L4: MSTLKLDVHTADGKTNGQVELPAEIFDREASVALMHQVVNAQLAAKRQGTHATKTRGMVSGGGKKPFRQKGTGRARQGSIRAPHFTGGGIVHGPQPRDYSQRTPKKMKAAALCGALTNRASNERIHVIEELVPGQQPSTKAARAFIERLTERKNVLLVIGREDLNGRRSANNLPNVHILTPDQLNTYDVLNSDDVVFSVEALHSFINRSSDAAAEKEEN; this comes from the coding sequence ATGAGCACTCTGAAGTTGGACGTCCACACCGCGGACGGCAAGACCAACGGCCAGGTGGAACTCCCCGCGGAGATCTTTGACCGCGAGGCTTCCGTGGCTCTGATGCACCAGGTTGTGAACGCACAGCTTGCTGCCAAGCGCCAGGGTACCCACGCCACCAAGACCCGCGGCATGGTTTCCGGCGGCGGCAAGAAGCCGTTCCGTCAGAAGGGCACCGGCCGTGCACGTCAGGGTTCGATCCGCGCCCCGCACTTCACCGGCGGTGGCATTGTTCACGGCCCGCAGCCGCGCGATTACTCGCAGCGCACGCCCAAGAAGATGAAGGCTGCCGCCCTGTGCGGTGCCCTCACCAACCGCGCCTCGAACGAGCGTATCCACGTCATCGAGGAGCTCGTGCCCGGCCAGCAGCCCTCGACCAAGGCCGCCCGCGCCTTCATCGAGCGCCTGACCGAGCGCAAGAACGTGCTGCTCGTGATCGGCCGCGAGGATCTGAACGGACGCCGCAGCGCTAATAACCTGCCGAACGTTCACATTCTCACCCCGGATCAGTTGAACACCTACGACGTGCTCAACTCCGATGACGTTGTGTTCTCCGTGGAGGCTCTGCACAGCTTCATCAACCGCTCCAGCGACGCTGCTGCGGAGAAGGAGGAGAACTAA
- the rplW gene encoding 50S ribosomal protein L23, producing the protein MAKIANPRDIILAPVVSEKSYGLMEQNTYTFFVATDANKTHIKQAVEEIFGVKVASVNTVNREGKRKRSRTGFGRRKATKRAYVTLREGSDSIDIFGGSAA; encoded by the coding sequence ATGGCTAAGATTGCGAACCCGCGCGACATCATCCTCGCGCCGGTCGTTTCCGAGAAGTCCTACGGCCTCATGGAACAGAACACCTACACGTTCTTTGTGGCCACGGACGCCAACAAGACCCACATCAAGCAAGCCGTGGAGGAAATCTTCGGCGTCAAGGTTGCTTCGGTGAACACCGTGAACCGTGAGGGCAAGCGCAAGCGCAGCCGCACGGGCTTCGGTCGCCGCAAGGCCACCAAGCGCGCCTACGTGACCCTCCGCGAGGGCAGCGACTCCATCGACATCTTTGGCGGTTCGGCCGCCTAA
- the rplB gene encoding 50S ribosomal protein L2 produces MAIRKYKPTTPGRRFSSVSTFEEITRSKPEKSLLRPLHKTGGRNVHGHITTRHKGGGHKRRYRVIDFRRNDKDGIAAKVAHIEYDPNRTANIALLHYIDGEKRYIVAPKGLKQGMMVESGANADIKVGNNLPLRNIPTGTTIHAVELKPGAGAKLARSAGASIQLLGKEGKYAVLRMPSSEIRRVDIRCRATVGEVGNAEQINIRWGKAGRMRWKGVRPTVRGVVMNPVDHPHGGGEGKTSGGRHPVSPWGQKEGRTRNPNRYSNNMIVRRRRSNKKR; encoded by the coding sequence ATGGCTATTCGTAAGTACAAGCCGACAACTCCGGGTCGCCGCTTCAGCTCCGTTTCCACCTTCGAGGAGATCACTCGCTCGAAGCCGGAAAAGAGCCTGCTGCGCCCGCTGCACAAGACCGGCGGCCGTAACGTACACGGCCACATCACCACCCGCCACAAGGGTGGCGGACACAAGCGCCGTTACCGCGTGATTGACTTCCGCCGTAACGACAAGGACGGCATTGCGGCCAAGGTTGCTCACATCGAGTATGACCCCAACCGCACCGCCAACATCGCTCTGCTGCACTACATCGATGGCGAGAAGCGCTACATCGTGGCGCCCAAGGGCCTCAAGCAGGGCATGATGGTGGAGTCCGGGGCTAACGCGGACATCAAGGTGGGCAACAACCTGCCGCTGCGTAATATCCCCACGGGTACCACCATTCACGCCGTGGAGCTTAAGCCCGGCGCTGGTGCTAAGCTCGCCCGCTCCGCAGGCGCGTCCATCCAGCTCCTCGGTAAGGAAGGCAAGTACGCCGTGCTGCGTATGCCCTCCTCCGAGATCCGCCGCGTGGACATCCGCTGCCGCGCCACCGTGGGCGAGGTGGGCAATGCCGAGCAGATCAACATCCGCTGGGGTAAGGCCGGCCGTATGCGCTGGAAGGGCGTGCGCCCGACCGTCCGTGGTGTGGTGATGAACCCGGTTGATCACCCGCACGGTGGTGGTGAGGGTAAGACCTCGGGTGGTCGTCACCCGGTGTCGCCGTGGGGCCAGAAGGAAGGCCGCACCCGCAACCCGAACCGTTACTCCAACAACATGATCGTGCGTCGCCGCCGGTCCAACAAGAAGCGCTAA
- the rpsS gene encoding 30S ribosomal protein S19: MPRSLKKGPFVDEHLLNKVDAQNEKGTKQVIKTWSRRSTILPDFIGHTFAVHDGRKHVPVFIDDSMVGHKLGEFAPTKTFKGHVKDDKKGRR, encoded by the coding sequence ATGCCACGCAGCCTGAAAAAGGGCCCGTTCGTCGATGAGCACCTCCTCAACAAGGTGGATGCTCAGAACGAGAAGGGTACCAAGCAGGTCATCAAGACCTGGTCTCGCCGTTCCACCATCTTGCCGGACTTCATCGGCCACACCTTTGCCGTCCATGACGGACGTAAGCACGTGCCGGTGTTCATCGACGATTCCATGGTTGGACACAAGCTGGGCGAGTTCGCGCCCACCAAGACCTTCAAGGGTCACGTTAAGGACGATAAGAAGGGACGTCGATAA
- the rplV gene encoding 50S ribosomal protein L22 — protein sequence MSETITSARATARYVRVTPMKARRVIDLVRGKSVSEALAILKYAPQGAAKPVAKVVASAAANAENNFGLDPRTLVVSEAYANEGPTMRRFQPRAQGRAYQIRKRTSHITVVVESQKEGAK from the coding sequence ATGAGTGAGACCATCACCTCCGCACGCGCCACCGCGCGCTACGTTCGCGTCACCCCGATGAAGGCTCGCCGCGTGATCGACCTGGTTCGCGGCAAGTCCGTGTCCGAGGCCCTGGCCATTCTCAAGTACGCCCCGCAGGGCGCCGCTAAGCCGGTGGCCAAGGTTGTTGCCTCGGCCGCAGCGAACGCTGAGAACAACTTTGGTCTGGACCCGCGCACCCTCGTGGTCTCCGAGGCTTATGCCAACGAGGGCCCCACCATGCGCCGCTTCCAGCCGCGCGCCCAGGGTCGCGCCTACCAGATCCGCAAGCGCACCAGCCACATCACCGTGGTTGTCGAGAGCCAGAAGGAAGGGGCCAAGTAG
- the rpsC gene encoding 30S ribosomal protein S3 has protein sequence MGQKIHPHGLRLGITSDWKSHWYADKQYKDYVAEDIKIREFLSKGIERAGIADVVIERTRDRVRVDIHTARPGIVIGRRGSEADLIRRSLEKLTGKQVALNILEVKNVDANAQLVAQNVADQLANRVAFRRAMRKAIQSAMRQPQVKGIKVQCSGRLGGAEMSRTERYHEGRVPLHTLRAEIEYGVHEAHTTFGRIGVKVWIYKGDVVGGRRESELNAPSERRGRGDRAGRPRRGGQRRNRAEKKQEG, from the coding sequence GTGGGCCAGAAGATTCACCCCCACGGCCTCCGGCTGGGAATCACTTCCGATTGGAAGTCCCACTGGTACGCCGACAAGCAGTACAAGGACTACGTCGCCGAGGACATCAAGATCCGCGAGTTCCTGTCCAAGGGAATTGAGCGCGCCGGCATTGCCGACGTCGTGATCGAGCGCACCCGCGACCGCGTCCGCGTGGACATCCACACCGCCCGCCCCGGCATCGTGATTGGTCGCCGTGGCTCCGAGGCCGATCTCATCCGCCGCTCGCTGGAGAAGCTCACCGGCAAGCAGGTTGCCCTCAACATCCTTGAGGTCAAGAACGTGGACGCGAACGCTCAGCTGGTGGCCCAGAACGTGGCGGATCAGCTTGCTAACCGCGTGGCCTTCCGCCGCGCGATGCGCAAGGCGATCCAGTCCGCCATGCGTCAGCCGCAGGTCAAGGGCATCAAGGTGCAGTGCTCCGGTCGTCTTGGCGGCGCCGAGATGTCCCGCACCGAGCGCTACCACGAGGGGCGCGTGCCGCTGCACACCCTGCGCGCCGAGATCGAGTACGGCGTTCACGAGGCCCACACTACCTTCGGCCGCATTGGCGTGAAGGTCTGGATTTACAAGGGCGACGTGGTCGGTGGCCGCCGCGAGAGCGAGCTGAACGCACCGTCCGAGCGTCGCGGCCGTGGTGACCGCGCCGGCCGTCCGCGCCGCGGTGGCCAGCGCCGGAACCGCGCTGAGAAGAAGCAGGAGGGCTAA
- the rplP gene encoding 50S ribosomal protein L16 yields MLIPKRVKYRRQHRPTRRGVSKGGNRINFGDYAIQALEPAYITNRQIEAARIAINRHVKRGGKVWINIFPDRPLTQKPLGVRMGSGKGPVEKWVANVKPGRVLFEMSYPDKATAVEALRRAGQKLPCKVRIISKEDQF; encoded by the coding sequence ATGCTTATTCCTAAGCGCGTGAAGTACCGCCGCCAGCACCGCCCGACCCGTCGTGGCGTGTCCAAGGGCGGTAACCGCATCAACTTTGGTGACTACGCTATTCAGGCCCTGGAGCCGGCGTACATCACCAACCGCCAGATCGAGGCAGCGCGTATCGCCATCAACCGCCACGTCAAGCGTGGCGGCAAGGTCTGGATCAACATCTTCCCGGATCGTCCGCTGACCCAGAAGCCGCTCGGCGTGCGTATGGGTTCCGGTAAGGGTCCCGTGGAGAAGTGGGTGGCTAACGTGAAGCCGGGCCGCGTTCTCTTCGAGATGAGCTACCCGGACAAGGCTACGGCTGTGGAGGCCCTGCGTCGTGCCGGCCAGAAGCTGCCCTGCAAGGTCCGCATCATTTCTAAGGAGGACCAGTTCTAA
- the rpmC gene encoding 50S ribosomal protein L29, with amino-acid sequence MANGTPAHEFRDLSVEELETRLAEAKEELFNLRFQMATGQLTNNRRLRTVKRDIARIYTVIRERELGLSVVPGAEA; translated from the coding sequence ATGGCTAACGGTACCCCCGCACACGAGTTCCGCGATCTGTCCGTGGAGGAGCTTGAGACCCGCCTGGCAGAGGCCAAGGAAGAGCTGTTCAACCTGCGCTTCCAGATGGCCACCGGCCAGCTGACCAACAACCGCCGGCTGCGGACGGTCAAGCGCGACATTGCCCGCATTTACACCGTCATCCGCGAGCGTGAGCTTGGTCTGTCCGTCGTCCCGGGAGCTGAGGCTTAA